Proteins from a single region of bacterium:
- a CDS encoding aldehyde ferredoxin oxidoreductase C-terminal domain-containing protein: MDENKVFEYTKYTQDIEKMKAAHQVLAEYAFTPSLPQKGYNNRSLHVDLSTFKITEKKIDEAMKQTFTGGRGFGLKYLWDAIKPTTKWNDPENDIIISPGPICGITQYPGAGKSLVVTLSPITNIPIDSNVGAYLGPLLKFSGFDALEIQGKAQEDVIVVLDGVKGRVTIELAPLESVNSHIAAEQFTHEYATDEADLRNVSVASAGQAAEHSLIGCLNFCYYDVRRKVTRLKQAGRGGIGTVFRDKKIKALIVHGPQVKGDMNHPADLGRIQRAGVRLHKEMHDFDDKMCGMRKVGTTNIVGVMNSYDLLPVMNFQYGSHVDAPKIDKTTWIKQFTQGIPDGCWYGCSMACAHGVDEFALRTGPYKGHKVVVDGPEYETAAGCGSNCGIFDPLWVIECNFYCDTYGIDTISFGTITGFVMECWQRGILNAERTGGLDLSWGNGESQMEMMHQMARGEGFGLIAGQGVQRMKRIFADKGWGDFAFLTDIGLEGKGLEQSEYMSKESLAQQGGYYLTNKGPQHDEAWVIFMDMVNNQIPTFEDKAEALYYFPMFRTWFGLNGLCKLPWNDIEPGDNRTKNAPMDAAKVPEHVQNYVDLFSGVTGREITKEEIIKMSERVYQFQRVFDLRMGKGVRKYDQPPYRAMGPVTKEEYDSRQERYDKQLKDWMQIDPAGKSTEEKMALHRKYREDRYQKLVEAVYKRRGWTADGVPTLETLKRNGIDFPEVVEVVAKHQ, encoded by the coding sequence ATGGACGAGAACAAGGTCTTTGAATATACCAAATACACCCAGGACATCGAAAAGATGAAGGCGGCCCACCAGGTGCTGGCCGAATATGCCTTCACCCCCAGCCTGCCCCAAAAGGGCTACAACAACCGCTCCCTGCATGTCGATCTGAGCACTTTCAAGATAACCGAGAAGAAGATCGACGAGGCCATGAAGCAGACCTTCACCGGGGGACGGGGCTTTGGCCTGAAATACCTGTGGGATGCCATCAAGCCCACCACCAAGTGGAACGACCCGGAGAACGACATCATCATCTCCCCCGGCCCGATCTGCGGCATCACCCAGTACCCGGGGGCCGGCAAGTCGCTGGTGGTCACCCTGTCGCCCATCACCAACATCCCCATCGATTCCAACGTCGGCGCCTACCTGGGGCCGCTGCTGAAGTTCTCGGGTTTCGACGCCCTGGAGATCCAGGGCAAGGCCCAGGAGGACGTGATCGTGGTGCTGGACGGGGTCAAGGGCAGGGTCACCATCGAACTGGCGCCGCTGGAGTCGGTCAACTCGCACATCGCGGCCGAGCAGTTCACCCACGAATATGCCACGGATGAGGCCGACCTGCGCAATGTGTCGGTGGCCTCGGCCGGGCAGGCCGCCGAGCACTCGCTGATCGGCTGCCTCAACTTCTGCTACTACGACGTGCGGCGCAAGGTGACCCGGCTGAAGCAGGCCGGGCGGGGCGGCATCGGCACGGTGTTCCGGGACAAGAAGATCAAGGCCCTGATCGTTCACGGGCCGCAGGTGAAAGGCGACATGAACCATCCGGCCGACCTGGGCCGGATCCAGCGGGCCGGGGTCCGCCTGCACAAGGAGATGCACGACTTCGACGACAAGATGTGCGGGATGCGCAAGGTGGGCACCACCAACATCGTGGGCGTGATGAACTCCTACGACCTGCTGCCGGTGATGAACTTCCAGTACGGCAGCCACGTGGATGCCCCCAAGATAGACAAGACCACCTGGATCAAGCAGTTCACCCAGGGCATCCCGGATGGCTGCTGGTACGGCTGTTCCATGGCCTGCGCCCACGGGGTGGACGAGTTTGCCCTGCGCACCGGGCCCTACAAGGGCCACAAGGTGGTGGTGGACGGGCCGGAATACGAGACCGCGGCCGGCTGCGGCTCCAACTGCGGGATCTTCGACCCGTTATGGGTCATTGAATGCAACTTCTACTGCGACACCTATGGCATAGACACCATCAGCTTCGGCACCATCACTGGCTTTGTGATGGAATGCTGGCAGAGGGGCATCCTAAATGCCGAGCGCACCGGGGGACTGGACCTGTCCTGGGGCAACGGGGAATCCCAGATGGAGATGATGCACCAGATGGCCCGGGGCGAGGGATTCGGCCTGATCGCCGGGCAGGGCGTCCAGCGGATGAAGCGGATCTTCGCCGACAAGGGCTGGGGGGACTTCGCCTTTCTTACGGACATCGGGCTGGAGGGCAAGGGGCTGGAGCAGTCGGAGTACATGTCAAAAGAGTCGCTGGCCCAGCAGGGCGGCTACTACCTCACCAACAAGGGCCCCCAGCACGACGAGGCTTGGGTGATCTTCATGGACATGGTCAACAACCAGATCCCCACCTTTGAGGACAAGGCCGAGGCCCTGTATTATTTTCCGATGTTCCGCACCTGGTTCGGGCTGAACGGCCTGTGCAAACTGCCCTGGAACGACATCGAGCCCGGGGACAACCGCACCAAGAACGCCCCCATGGACGCGGCCAAGGTGCCGGAGCACGTCCAGAACTACGTCGACCTTTTCTCCGGGGTCACCGGCCGGGAGATCACCAAGGAGGAGATCATCAAAATGTCGGAGCGGGTCTACCAGTTCCAGCGGGTCTTCGACCTGAGAATGGGCAAGGGGGTCAGGAAATACGACCAGCCGCCCTACCGGGCCATGGGGCCGGTCACCAAAGAGGAATACGATTCCCGCCAGGAGCGCTATGACAAGCAGCTGAAGGACTGGATGCAGATAGACCCGGCTGGAAAATCCACCGAGGAGAAAATGGCCCTGCACCGCAAGTACCGGGAGGACCGCTATCAGAAACTGGTGGAGGCGGTCTACAAGCGCCGGGGCTGGACCGCCGACGGCGTCCCCACTCTGGAGACCCTGAAGCGCAATGGGATAGATTTTCCCGAGGTGGTGGAAGTGGTGGCCAAGCACCAGTAG
- the pnp gene encoding polyribonucleotide nucleotidyltransferase → MVHTKELEIGGRKLIIETGRIAKQAHGSVTVRYGGTVVLVTAVGSDSPREGIDFFPLSVEYREQAYAAGRIPGGFFKREGKPRDKEILSARLIDRPIRPLFPEGYRNEVQIVCLIISADRENDADVLGLTGASAALSLSDIPFNGPIAAVRVGKVDNQYVINPTFQQLEQSRLDIVISGSKDSITMVEAGAREVSEAEIIEAIEFGHNYIKQIIALQEELVGLCGKPKRKLEIAPVNQALLEKVKALTTEKIQAANVIALKEERQDAVKKICQDAAEALLTEFPETGKQINAMVEEIQSHDLRERILSKGQRADGRSLTQIRPITGEVGFLPRTHGSAIFTRGETQSLVVTTLGTASDEQRIEDLEGEYSKSYMLHYNFPPFSVGEVKPIRGPGRREIGHGALAERAVAPVIPSEDLFPYTVRVVSEILESNGSSSMASVCGASLSLMDAGVPIKAPVAGIAMGLVMEQGRVAILSDIMGLEDHLGDMDFKVAGTKDGITALQLDIKVQGLNKDILEKALTQAHQGRMHILGEMEKVISVPKAEISVYAPRILALNVPVEKIGMIIGPGGKMIRALQEEFSVKIDISDEGKVTIASVDVGGAQACFEKIKAMTVEAEMGRIYQGRVVKIMNFGAFVEFMPGTEGLVHISELDKTRVNKVEDIVKEGDSITVKLIKVDPDTGKYSLSRKQAMA, encoded by the coding sequence ATGGTTCATACCAAGGAACTGGAGATCGGCGGCCGCAAGCTCATCATCGAGACCGGCAGGATCGCCAAACAGGCCCACGGCTCGGTGACGGTGCGCTACGGAGGGACCGTGGTGCTGGTGACCGCAGTGGGATCCGACTCGCCCCGGGAGGGAATTGACTTCTTCCCCTTGTCGGTGGAATACCGGGAACAGGCCTACGCCGCCGGGCGGATACCGGGCGGGTTCTTCAAGCGCGAGGGCAAGCCCCGGGACAAGGAGATCCTTTCGGCCCGGCTGATCGACCGGCCCATCAGGCCGTTGTTCCCCGAAGGCTACCGGAATGAAGTGCAGATAGTCTGCCTGATCATCTCGGCCGACCGGGAGAACGATGCCGACGTTTTGGGCCTGACCGGAGCCTCGGCCGCCCTGTCGCTGTCCGACATTCCCTTTAACGGGCCGATAGCCGCGGTGCGGGTGGGCAAGGTGGACAATCAGTATGTCATCAACCCCACCTTCCAGCAGCTGGAACAGAGCCGGCTGGACATTGTGATCTCCGGCAGCAAGGATTCCATCACCATGGTGGAAGCCGGGGCCCGCGAGGTTTCGGAAGCCGAGATCATCGAGGCCATAGAGTTCGGGCATAATTACATCAAGCAGATCATCGCCCTCCAGGAGGAACTGGTGGGACTGTGCGGAAAACCCAAACGCAAGCTGGAGATCGCCCCGGTCAACCAGGCCCTGCTGGAAAAGGTCAAGGCCTTGACCACAGAAAAGATCCAGGCAGCCAATGTCATTGCCCTCAAGGAAGAGCGGCAGGACGCCGTCAAGAAGATCTGCCAGGACGCCGCCGAGGCCCTGTTGACCGAATTCCCGGAAACGGGAAAGCAGATCAACGCCATGGTGGAGGAGATCCAGAGCCACGACCTGCGGGAGCGGATATTGAGCAAGGGCCAGCGGGCCGACGGACGGAGCCTGACCCAGATCCGGCCCATCACCGGGGAGGTCGGGTTTCTGCCCCGGACCCACGGTTCGGCCATCTTCACCCGGGGCGAGACCCAGAGCCTGGTGGTGACCACCCTGGGCACCGCCTCTGACGAACAGCGGATAGAGGACCTGGAGGGGGAATACTCCAAGAGCTACATGCTGCATTATAACTTCCCGCCCTTCTCAGTGGGCGAGGTCAAGCCCATCAGGGGTCCGGGCCGGCGGGAGATCGGGCACGGAGCCCTGGCCGAGCGGGCGGTGGCCCCGGTGATCCCATCGGAAGACCTTTTCCCCTATACGGTGCGGGTGGTCTCCGAGATCCTGGAATCAAACGGGTCATCTTCCATGGCCTCGGTCTGCGGAGCCTCGCTCTCGCTGATGGACGCCGGGGTGCCCATCAAGGCGCCGGTGGCCGGCATCGCCATGGGCCTGGTGATGGAGCAGGGCCGGGTGGCCATCCTCTCCGACATCATGGGGCTGGAGGATCACCTGGGAGACATGGACTTTAAGGTAGCCGGCACCAAGGACGGCATCACCGCCCTGCAGCTGGATATCAAGGTGCAGGGATTGAACAAGGACATCCTGGAAAAGGCCCTGACCCAGGCCCACCAGGGGCGGATGCACATCCTGGGCGAGATGGAGAAGGTCATCTCCGTTCCCAAGGCCGAGATCTCGGTCTATGCGCCCAGGATCCTGGCGTTGAACGTCCCGGTGGAAAAGATCGGAATGATAATCGGGCCCGGCGGCAAGATGATCCGGGCTTTGCAGGAGGAATTCTCGGTCAAGATCGACATCAGCGACGAAGGCAAGGTCACCATCGCTTCAGTCGATGTGGGCGGAGCCCAGGCCTGCTTCGAGAAGATCAAGGCCATGACGGTGGAAGCCGAGATGGGCCGGATCTACCAGGGGCGGGTGGTGAAGATCATGAACTTCGGGGCCTTTGTGGAATTCATGCCGGGCACCGAGGGGCTGGTCCACATCTCCGAGCTGGACAAGACCCGGGTCAACAAGGTGGAGGACATCGTCAAAGAAGGGGACTCCATCACGGTCAAGCTGATCAAGGTGGATCCCGACACCGGAAAGTACAGCCTGTCACGCAAGCAGGCCATGGCCTAG
- a CDS encoding 4Fe-4S binding protein — protein sequence MKYLKTSPAICKGVRACEKICSKTFFKTEDPSKSAIQVKEADGKLEINVCNQCGECMPVCPVVALKRNKQGVVMLDKKLCVGCLMCVGYCPTLSMRTHPELREPFKCVACGACVKACPEKALEIAER from the coding sequence ATGAAGTATCTCAAGACCAGTCCGGCCATATGCAAGGGGGTGCGGGCCTGCGAGAAGATATGCTCCAAGACCTTCTTCAAGACCGAGGATCCGTCCAAATCGGCCATCCAGGTCAAGGAAGCGGACGGAAAGTTGGAGATCAATGTCTGCAACCAGTGCGGGGAGTGCATGCCGGTCTGTCCGGTGGTGGCCCTCAAGCGCAACAAGCAGGGGGTGGTGATGCTGGACAAGAAGCTGTGCGTGGGCTGCCTGATGTGCGTGGGCTACTGTCCCACCCTTTCCATGCGGACCCATCCCGAGCTGAGGGAGCCCTTCAAGTGCGTGGCCTGCGGGGCCTGCGTCAAGGCCTGCCCCGAGAAAGCCCTGGAGATCGCAGAACGGTAA
- a CDS encoding CapA family protein codes for MFFISLAKVSAQSDSGRVSILAVGDVMTGGSMAPWVNDSGPDYPFSNTRSLIQQADIAVCNLEAPYGTKGKAFDKKFTFLVPPRLAAGIKEAGFDVVAMANNHMMDYGPEPLKATLVLLDSLGIAHSGAGMTLAGARKPAIVERNGIKVAFLSYSRVHPTQFWATAQKAGTAPAYENQIKEDIQTSKELADLVVVSFHWGAELMDTTKLYQRTLAHFCIDQGADLVLGHHPHILQGMELYQGKLIAYSLGNFAFGSRSRKCTESVILKTEFDSTGLKRIELVPLCVDNNRVFFKPTPLSGPEGLAVLSNLARLSRDLGFEFVPSDSTAVVEF; via the coding sequence ATGTTTTTTATCAGCCTGGCAAAGGTTTCGGCACAGAGCGATTCCGGCAGGGTTTCCATCCTGGCGGTGGGTGATGTGATGACCGGCGGGAGCATGGCGCCCTGGGTCAACGACAGCGGGCCGGATTATCCCTTCAGCAATACCCGGTCCTTGATACAACAGGCAGATATCGCCGTCTGTAATCTGGAGGCGCCTTACGGCACCAAGGGGAAAGCTTTCGACAAGAAGTTCACCTTCCTGGTCCCGCCCCGGCTGGCCGCCGGCATAAAGGAAGCCGGTTTCGACGTGGTGGCCATGGCCAACAACCATATGATGGACTATGGCCCGGAGCCGCTTAAAGCCACGCTGGTTCTGTTGGATTCATTAGGCATAGCCCACAGCGGGGCGGGGATGACCCTGGCCGGGGCCAGGAAGCCTGCCATTGTGGAAAGAAACGGGATCAAAGTGGCTTTTCTCTCCTATTCCCGGGTGCATCCCACCCAGTTCTGGGCCACGGCCCAGAAGGCCGGAACCGCCCCGGCCTACGAAAACCAGATAAAAGAGGACATTCAAACCTCCAAGGAGCTGGCGGACCTGGTGGTCGTTTCCTTTCACTGGGGGGCCGAGCTGATGGACACCACCAAGCTTTATCAAAGGACCCTGGCCCATTTCTGCATCGACCAGGGGGCGGATCTGGTGCTGGGGCACCATCCCCACATCCTCCAGGGGATGGAGCTTTACCAGGGCAAACTGATCGCCTACAGCCTGGGGAATTTCGCCTTCGGCTCGCGCAGCCGGAAATGCACCGAGAGCGTGATCCTTAAAACAGAGTTCGATTCCACTGGGTTAAAACGGATCGAACTGGTGCCGCTGTGCGTGGACAACAACCGGGTGTTCTTTAAGCCCACACCTTTATCCGGGCCGGAAGGGTTGGCCGTGCTGTCAAACCTGGCCCGGCTTTCAAGGGACCTGGGGTTTGAGTTTGTGCCCAGCGACAGCACGGCGGTGGTGGAGTTCTGA
- the rpsO gene encoding 30S ribosomal protein S15 gives MQKEKKQEVITVHKKHESDTGSPEVQIALLTERINQLTGHLKANKKDHATRRGLLMMVGRRRRLLDYLIKRHAARYRAIVEKLDLRK, from the coding sequence TTGCAAAAGGAAAAGAAGCAGGAAGTGATCACAGTCCACAAGAAGCACGAGAGCGACACCGGATCACCCGAGGTCCAGATCGCCCTGCTGACCGAGCGAATCAACCAGCTGACCGGGCACCTCAAGGCCAACAAGAAGGACCACGCCACAAGGCGCGGACTTCTGATGATGGTGGGCCGCCGCCGCAGGCTGCTGGATTATCTCATCAAGCGCCATGCCGCCAGGTACCGGGCCATCGTGGAAAAATTAGACTTAAGGAAGTAA
- the dtd gene encoding D-aminoacyl-tRNA deacylase yields the protein MRLVIQRVSSASVTVDGAVIGKIGPGLCLLCGFTHGDTESTAEQMAAKCLNLRIFEDQDGKMNLSLSEVKGSVLAVSQFTLYADCKKGRRPSFTDSAEPVTAEKLYEMFVKILKSTGAEVKTGSFGDKMLVDIQNDGPVTIVLDSAALGL from the coding sequence ATGCGGTTAGTGATCCAACGTGTTTCATCCGCCAGCGTCACAGTTGACGGCGCCGTGATCGGGAAGATCGGCCCGGGCCTGTGCCTGCTCTGCGGGTTCACCCACGGGGACACTGAATCGACTGCGGAGCAGATGGCCGCTAAGTGCCTCAATCTCCGCATTTTCGAGGACCAGGACGGCAAGATGAACCTATCTCTTTCGGAGGTCAAGGGCTCGGTGCTGGCCGTCTCCCAGTTCACCCTGTACGCCGACTGTAAAAAGGGGCGGAGGCCGTCTTTCACCGACTCGGCCGAGCCGGTAACCGCCGAAAAGCTCTATGAAATGTTCGTAAAAATACTCAAAAGTACTGGTGCTGAGGTCAAAACCGGAAGCTTTGGGGATAAGATGCTGGTGGATATTCAGAACGACGGGCCGGTGACCATTGTGTTGGACTCAGCCGCCCTGGGATTGTAA
- a CDS encoding M23 family metallopeptidase has product MAIKDKTYLTLIIVPHQSGRTVTLRLPTWAAKTLAVLAVFIVLGLVGVTTGYVGKFVDASMLQTLKLENRILRDKVSEFGNSLAGLQDQINEFVNFDSKVRMMTGLSPIDPDVRRVGVGGFAPAPLPEGITPGTAASLQTVQQDLEKLDREARLQLESFEAIVSALSEKQEMWNHLPSIQPTPGWIISTFGVRRDPLVGELRMHEGIDISGPDGTIIAAPAAGSVKFVGYRNNYGLCLELDHGYGITTRFAHCSLIKVSVGQNVSRGQVVALVGQTGRVTGPHLHYEVMVNGQPKDPTSYILAARMF; this is encoded by the coding sequence ATGGCCATCAAGGACAAGACATATCTAACCCTGATAATCGTACCGCATCAAAGCGGCCGGACCGTCACTTTAAGGCTGCCCACTTGGGCGGCCAAGACTCTGGCGGTTTTAGCCGTGTTCATTGTATTGGGCCTGGTCGGTGTTACCACCGGCTACGTCGGCAAGTTCGTGGATGCCTCCATGCTGCAGACCCTGAAACTTGAGAACCGGATATTAAGGGACAAGGTTTCGGAATTCGGGAACAGTCTGGCCGGATTGCAGGACCAGATCAACGAATTTGTCAACTTCGATTCCAAGGTCCGGATGATGACCGGTCTGTCTCCCATCGACCCGGATGTCCGGAGGGTGGGGGTGGGCGGTTTTGCTCCGGCTCCATTGCCCGAGGGGATCACCCCCGGAACCGCCGCCAGCCTGCAAACAGTGCAGCAGGACCTGGAGAAGCTGGACCGGGAGGCCCGCCTGCAGCTGGAAAGTTTTGAAGCCATTGTTTCCGCCTTAAGCGAAAAACAGGAGATGTGGAACCATCTTCCCTCGATCCAGCCCACCCCGGGATGGATCATCAGCACCTTCGGCGTGCGGCGCGACCCGCTGGTGGGCGAGCTTAGAATGCACGAGGGGATAGACATCTCCGGCCCCGATGGGACCATCATTGCGGCTCCGGCCGCCGGGTCGGTCAAGTTCGTTGGTTACCGCAACAACTACGGCCTTTGTCTGGAACTGGACCATGGGTACGGCATCACCACCAGGTTTGCCCATTGCTCCCTCATCAAAGTATCGGTGGGGCAGAATGTGAGCCGGGGGCAGGTAGTGGCTCTGGTGGGCCAGACCGGCCGGGTGACCGGGCCCCATCTGCATTACGAAGTGATGGTCAACGGACAGCCCAAAGATCCCACCAGCTATATCCTGGCCGCCCGGATGTTTTGA
- a CDS encoding Ig-like domain-containing protein — MKKIFFALILTVALSSMALAGVWQMSSHMLQGAADDMAVTTFKDSLGSTCIMTIGGQRGGSSLYDVTYYNPASNYWYNKAPIPKTLIGARALSISDTLVFLNGGYSQSAGSYSTTTYTMRDTGYWHEVSGLATTGYMANHGFVWLPNVYSGVYMYAVGGMTTGPADSLMERLDPQSMTKTWSKDMPAARANAVVAGALGQDGKPHIFVIGGKSFSGVLTNTVLVYDTTGPQGSWTYKTNMPGSGRWQAAGALLGGKIYVIGGIVDLIGTVTRRVDIYDPQTDTWTLGDSIPEPLCRAGAAGLNNAIYVFGGYNKTTSMQSDSVWQYRPLAPSPPPLIQPLNNALTNNNYPEFYWGSVPGCTQYRYEISSDPTFVTIDVAQGSTSDTSKLYPSIYISSGGSYFWRVKAYNWSLPDSSGWSPVRKLTLDLTGPSTPILSTPADGSILNSSNVNFSWFPVDSAVVYNLQIDNFDGLFITPLINDSTISSTGISINLTSYGGGDDLYYWRVRARDSVGNWSGWSEVPTFTVDMTAPYVTYTDPAGSAGNIPVSSPVVIGFSEGINHTSGTGFSFTCSPDPGNWIESWNLASDTVTLTHAPFVAGQNTQFMVTAATDLAGNNLVSSYGWNFTTAAASLPPRLHVQPCTSATAAYAQGFSAQVSAVKPGAVSGNWGIAGVSIRFYVPGTHTLIDSLNLSNYSDSLWGANAGSSLGGQSFPRADGLQYRIAARSDEGAVTIYPDSTQSMAAGFYHHHPVSINSTEAKNIFTIAVPNDQWRMYSFPGNMKNISIYNELSDDLGSYDPAKWRLFTWDSYSSKYLEHGGPNTCYVDNLRAFWLRHRMGGVVTIDLEATANGGLETWTSGDDNYPGALTGLPEGWTDIANPFMFPVPWDSVVYNPSLGIQGPYAFDGSDWQLPVTVSTQPMMPFRGYSYKTPVGNASSLWIMHRRAPGYKNETPALQWPQGWRGQVAVSTNDGSDGQNFFGIGAGMTLGKDAYDYSEPPKGIAGTAGYFKLEDGECAVDLRPELGDGQTWDFAVDCQGQTKLTLTLPVEFPAGTECYLADLSRQVSVNIKDNNTYSFAPEPGETVREFKIIAGKVDYAKAVLGTSFALPAVTLLAQNRPNPLRDNTSISYQLAADGPVKLAIYNVAGQLVKTIVNHPQMAGRYTVSWNGRDESGRQAATGVYFYRLTANGTSAARTMNLIK, encoded by the coding sequence ATGAAAAAAATATTTTTTGCTCTTATATTGACTGTTGCTTTATCCTCGATGGCCCTGGCCGGGGTATGGCAGATGAGTAGCCACATGCTCCAGGGAGCGGCCGACGACATGGCGGTGACCACCTTCAAGGATTCGCTTGGCAGCACCTGTATCATGACCATTGGAGGGCAGCGGGGCGGCAGCTCATTGTATGATGTCACCTATTATAATCCGGCCTCAAATTACTGGTATAATAAGGCGCCGATCCCCAAGACCCTGATCGGAGCCAGGGCGCTCAGTATTAGTGATACCTTGGTCTTTCTTAACGGGGGATACAGCCAGTCGGCCGGCAGCTACAGCACCACCACCTACACCATGCGGGATACCGGGTACTGGCATGAAGTATCCGGCCTGGCCACCACCGGCTACATGGCCAATCACGGTTTTGTCTGGCTTCCCAACGTCTATTCCGGGGTATATATGTATGCCGTTGGCGGCATGACCACCGGTCCGGCCGACAGCCTGATGGAAAGACTGGACCCCCAGTCAATGACCAAGACCTGGAGCAAGGATATGCCCGCCGCCCGGGCCAACGCAGTGGTGGCCGGGGCCCTGGGTCAGGACGGCAAACCGCACATCTTCGTGATCGGAGGGAAGAGTTTTAGCGGGGTCCTTACCAACACCGTGCTGGTATATGATACCACCGGGCCACAGGGCTCATGGACATACAAGACCAACATGCCCGGCTCCGGCCGCTGGCAGGCAGCCGGGGCGTTGCTGGGAGGAAAGATCTATGTGATCGGCGGCATCGTTGACCTCATCGGCACCGTCACCCGCCGGGTCGACATCTACGACCCCCAGACCGACACCTGGACCCTGGGGGACTCCATACCCGAGCCGCTGTGCCGGGCCGGAGCCGCGGGATTGAACAACGCCATCTACGTCTTTGGCGGATACAATAAGACCACTTCCATGCAGAGCGACAGCGTCTGGCAGTACCGGCCCCTGGCCCCCAGCCCGCCGCCGCTGATCCAGCCGCTGAACAACGCCCTGACAAACAACAACTACCCCGAGTTCTACTGGGGGTCGGTGCCGGGTTGCACCCAATATAGGTACGAGATATCTTCAGATCCCACTTTCGTCACCATTGACGTCGCTCAGGGCTCCACCTCGGACACCAGCAAGCTTTATCCCTCAATATATATCAGCTCGGGAGGATCTTATTTCTGGCGGGTTAAGGCCTACAACTGGTCCCTGCCCGACAGCTCCGGCTGGTCACCGGTGCGAAAACTGACCTTGGACCTGACGGGACCAAGCACTCCAATACTTTCAACCCCGGCAGACGGTTCCATCCTGAACAGTTCCAACGTTAATTTCTCCTGGTTCCCCGTGGACAGCGCCGTGGTTTATAATCTGCAAATAGACAACTTTGACGGATTATTCATCACTCCGTTGATCAACGATTCCACCATCTCATCAACTGGGATATCCATCAACCTGACCTCATATGGCGGGGGCGACGACTTGTATTACTGGCGGGTGAGGGCCAGGGACTCGGTTGGCAACTGGTCGGGCTGGAGCGAAGTTCCCACGTTCACCGTTGACATGACCGCTCCCTACGTAACCTATACCGACCCGGCAGGAAGCGCAGGCAATATTCCTGTTTCCAGCCCTGTTGTCATCGGATTCTCCGAGGGAATAAATCACACCAGCGGCACAGGCTTTTCCTTCACCTGCTCCCCGGATCCCGGAAACTGGATAGAATCCTGGAACTTGGCCAGCGATACCGTGACCCTCACTCATGCTCCATTTGTAGCTGGACAAAATACACAGTTCATGGTCACTGCTGCCACCGACTTGGCCGGCAACAACCTGGTATCCAGCTACGGGTGGAATTTTACCACCGCGGCCGCCAGCCTGCCCCCCCGCCTGCATGTCCAACCATGCACTTCGGCTACCGCCGCCTACGCCCAGGGATTTAGCGCTCAGGTTTCAGCTGTTAAGCCTGGTGCAGTAAGCGGAAATTGGGGGATAGCCGGAGTTTCCATCAGGTTTTACGTTCCCGGGACCCATACCCTGATCGATTCGCTTAACTTATCCAACTACTCAGATAGCTTATGGGGTGCCAATGCTGGCTCCTCTTTAGGTGGCCAAAGCTTCCCGCGGGCTGACGGACTGCAATACCGGATCGCTGCCCGGAGCGATGAAGGGGCGGTGACCATTTATCCCGACTCCACCCAGTCTATGGCCGCCGGTTTTTATCACCACCACCCGGTCTCCATCAACTCAACCGAAGCCAAAAACATTTTTACCATAGCAGTTCCCAATGACCAGTGGCGGATGTACTCTTTCCCGGGCAATATGAAGAACATCTCCATTTATAACGAACTGTCAGACGATCTGGGAAGCTACGACCCCGCCAAATGGAGGCTTTTTACCTGGGATTCATACAGCTCCAAGTATCTCGAGCATGGCGGCCCCAATACCTGTTATGTCGACAATTTGCGGGCCTTCTGGCTGCGCCACCGGATGGGGGGTGTGGTTACCATTGATCTGGAAGCCACCGCCAACGGCGGGCTGGAGACCTGGACCTCGGGCGATGACAATTATCCCGGCGCTTTGACCGGCTTGCCCGAGGGCTGGACGGATATTGCCAACCCCTTTATGTTCCCGGTGCCGTGGGATTCCGTTGTATATAATCCAAGCTTGGGAATTCAAGGCCCCTATGCTTTTGACGGCTCTGACTGGCAACTGCCGGTCACGGTCAGCACCCAGCCCATGATGCCTTTCAGGGGCTACAGCTACAAAACGCCTGTAGGCAATGCGTCCAGCCTTTGGATCATGCACCGCCGGGCGCCGGGATATAAGAACGAAACCCCGGCGCTGCAGTGGCCCCAGGGATGGCGGGGCCAGGTGGCAGTCAGCACCAATGACGGAAGCGACGGCCAGAACTTTTTCGGCATCGGCGCCGGAATGACCCTGGGCAAGGATGCTTACGATTACTCCGAACCGCCCAAGGGCATTGCCGGAACCGCCGGGTATTTTAAACTGGAAGACGGCGAGTGCGCCGTGGATCTGCGCCCGGAACTGGGCGACGGCCAGACCTGGGATTTTGCGGTGGACTGCCAGGGCCAGACCAAATTGACCCTCACCCTGCCGGTGGAATTCCCGGCCGGGACCGAATGTTACCTGGCCGATCTCAGCCGCCAGGTTTCGGTGAACATCAAAGACAACAACACTTACAGCTTTGCTCCGGAACCCGGCGAGACGGTCAGGGAATTCAAGATAATAGCCGGAAAGGTCGATTACGCCAAAGCAGTTCTGGGGACCTCCTTTGCTCTGCCGGCTGTAACATTGCTGGCACAGAACCGGCCCAATCCCTTAAGGGACAATACTTCCATCAGTTATCAGCTGGCGGCGGATGGACCGGTGAAACTGGCGATATACAACGTGGCCGGGCAACTGGTGAAGACCATAGTGAACCATCCCCAGATGGCAGGCCGCTACACCGTTTCCTGGAACGGGCGGGATGAATCCGGACGGCAGGCCGCCACCGGCGTTTACTTCTACCGCCTGACCGCCAACGGAACCTCGGCCGCCCGGACCATGAACCTGATCAAATAA